Genomic DNA from Halomonas sp. BDJS001:
CAGCGTGCCGACCTCATCGCCAATAGCAATCGGTGCCTGCAAGTCTGGATTGAGGTTAAGGCGCGCGCGTAACTCTTCATTACGGTTGCGCGGTAACGTCATAAACACTTCTTCATCCACACCGACGCGCAGCTCGTTGATATCACCACCCCAAACCCGTGGCGTTGCCAGTACGGCGCCACGTTCATAAAGTTTCATGGTTTCGAAAAAGCGGAAACCGTAGCTGAGCAGCTTTTGGGTTTCCTGAGCACGCGCTTCATCAGAGTTGGTGCCCATCACTACGGAAATCAAGCGCATGTCATCACGCTTCGCTGAAGATACCAGACAGAAGCCGGCTTCTGTCGTCCAACCGGTTTTCAGGCCATCCACCGAAGGGTCACGCCACAGCAAACGGTTGCGGTTGGGCTGATCAATACCACCATAGGAGAACGTACGATGGGAGTAGATTTCGTAATGATCAGGGTAATCATTAATAATGTGCTGGGACAAACGCGCCAAGTCATGGGCCGTTGAGTAGTGATTGTCGGCGGGCAAGCCAGTGGCGTTCTGGAAGTTGGTGTTATTCATGCCCAACCGCGTGGCATGCTGATTCATCAGATCGGCAAAGGGCACTTCGCCACCCGCTAAATGCTCTGCCATCGCGACGCTGGCATCGTTGCCCGACACAATGATAATACCGTGGAGCAGATCATCCACCGAAACCTGATCACCCACCTCAATAAACATTTTCGAGCCGCCGGTACGCCAGGCATTCTCGCTAATATTAACCATATCAGTGAGGTTAATGGTGCCACGGTTGAGTTCACGCTCCACTAAATAGGCGGTCATCAGCTTGGTCAAACTCGCCGGAGGCAGACGTTCATCGGAGTTATGCTCTGCCAGTATGCGGCCACTATTCGCATCCATGAGTATCCACGAGCTTGCCGCTAACTGAGGAGCGGCAGGAATAATGGTTTGCGGTTGTGGGATGACCGGCTGAGGAGTTGACTGGGCACCGGCGGGTACGGCAACGGTCACCACAACAGCAAAAAGGCACAGGCGGGCAGAGCGACCAATGGATGTAAACACGTTCATAACGTCAGTCTCACTTACTTGAAAGCTTGCTTGAAAAAGCTTATTTGTAAAATACGGCGGCGCGTAAGACGCGCCACAAGAAATAAATTAGAGGGGATGAATTATCGCACAACAAAGACCTGGGGGAACCCTGCTTGGCGCAGAGTTTCTCGCGCCTGAAGCTCCTGCCCCTGGGCAATGGGACCAACCTGGACACGATAGACGTCGTCATCACTCATTATACGCACTGCATGGGGCTGTTCACCCTGCAAACGCTGCTGTAACTGCTGGGCACCTTCGGGGTTACCCAGCGCCGCGATCTGCAAATACACCGCGTCGTCTGCTTCACCTTCACTGGGCGCCTGCGGTGTTTGCACCTGTGGAGAAGGAGTCATCGATGATGCAGATGCTGTCGGCTGAACCGGCATAGAAGCAGCATCAGAAGCAACCTCTTGCGGCGCCTCAGATACACGGGATTGGGGCGAAGCGCTGCTGCCGCCCCTGCCATGCTCAGCTAGCCACTGTTCAGGGTTGATCGCTTCCACTTTCACGGAACCGGTACCATTATCGAGGAAGCCTAGACGGGCAGCTGCCGCATAGGAGAGATCAATCTCGCGGTCACTATGGAAGGGGCCACGATCATTCACACGGACAATCACTGACCGCCCGTTATCCAGGCTGGTGACCCGAGCAAAGGTGGGGAGAGGCAGCGACCGGTGCGCCGCCGACATTTTATACATGTCGTAGATTTCACCGTTTGAGGTGGCATAACCATGAAATTTTTCACCGTACCAGGAGGCCGTACCGCGCTTCTCATAGCCCGTCGCATCCGGCAGCACATGGTAGGTTTTACCCCATACTTCATAGCTAGGACGGTTACCTGACCGAGAAGGCTGTTCGATGCGCGGCTCGGCATCAGGCACTTTAGTAACATCCGGTGGCTCGAGGGGGTAGGCATCGCCACTCATTGCATAGCGACCGCTGCTGTTGCTGGCCGCCGACGACGCAGGGGCTGCCGATGGTTTACTGGAGCCAGGCGCGTCTACTCGTTGGGTTTCATTACTGGCACAGCCGGCAACCAGGGCTAATAAAGCGATCGTGCTTCCTGCCCGCCGGGCCATCGTCAGTTTGCTCTTCATGCCTCATCCTCATGCAGCTCAGCAATCGCTTCCGCCAACTCGGTGACGGCCATGGCGTAGAGGTGGCTGTGGTTGTAACGGGTAATGACGTAAAAATTAAACTCACCTAACCGGTATCGGGTCTCCCCATCGGCGAATTCAAGCGCCAGGGGTATGACTAACAAATTATCATCAAGAGACTCTTCAGCCTCAATACCATGGCCAGTCAATTGCGCAACACTCACCGAAGGAGGCGACGTTTGATTAAATGAGAGCTCCTGCAGTAGCTCTACGGGCAGTACCTCAGGGCCCCTGGCCTGGTGGTAAATATCGCCCCCTGGCTGCCAGTTATGCTCAGCAAAGTAATTGGCAACACTGCCAATCGCATCGACCGGGTTCTCCCAGAGATCCCGCCGCCCGTCGTCATCGAAATCAACGGCATACGCTTGGTAACTGGTGGGAATAAACTGCGGATAACCCATCGCCCCTGCGTAAGAGCCGCGTAGTTCGGTGGGATCGACTTCCTGCTCGTAGGCAATGCGTAAAAAAGCCGCTAGCTCACCGCGAAAAAAAGCCCCCCTTGTCGGGTGGTGAAACGCCAGCGTGGCAAGCGAGTCCAGCACTCGGTGCTGGCCTTTATGACGGCCATAGTAGGTTTCAACGCCAATAATGGCAGTAATAATCTCTGCAGGCACGCCATAGGTGTTTTCGGCTCGCGAGAGGGCATCGGCGTGCGCGTCAATGAACGCCACCCCTTCTTCAATACGCTGCTGGGTCAGAAAAATATCGCGATACTCATGCCACTTAAGGCGGCGCTCCGCGGCTCCTTCCATGGCATCCAATACACTCTGCGTGTATTCAGCCTGCCCTAGCGCTTCTTCCAGCCAAGCCTGGGGAAGCCCTTGTTCGACCAGCTCTTCCATCAGCGCTTGGCTATTAGCATTCTGCTGGGGTGCAAAATGCTGTGGAACAGCGAATTGAGATCCTTGTGAAGGCTGATCGGCAAACGTGGTCGTTGTCCAGCACAT
This window encodes:
- a CDS encoding D-alanyl-D-alanine carboxypeptidase family protein is translated as MNVFTSIGRSARLCLFAVVVTVAVPAGAQSTPQPVIPQPQTIIPAAPQLAASSWILMDANSGRILAEHNSDERLPPASLTKLMTAYLVERELNRGTINLTDMVNISENAWRTGGSKMFIEVGDQVSVDDLLHGIIIVSGNDASVAMAEHLAGGEVPFADLMNQHATRLGMNNTNFQNATGLPADNHYSTAHDLARLSQHIINDYPDHYEIYSHRTFSYGGIDQPNRNRLLWRDPSVDGLKTGWTTEAGFCLVSSAKRDDMRLISVVMGTNSDEARAQETQKLLSYGFRFFETMKLYERGAVLATPRVWGGDINELRVGVDEEVFMTLPRNRNEELRARLNLNPDLQAPIAIGDEVGTLEVHLGDEVVGERRLVALENIEEGGLFKRLFDHVQRFFSNLISSFTD
- a CDS encoding septal ring lytic transglycosylase RlpA family protein, which translates into the protein MKSKLTMARRAGSTIALLALVAGCASNETQRVDAPGSSKPSAAPASSAASNSSGRYAMSGDAYPLEPPDVTKVPDAEPRIEQPSRSGNRPSYEVWGKTYHVLPDATGYEKRGTASWYGEKFHGYATSNGEIYDMYKMSAAHRSLPLPTFARVTSLDNGRSVIVRVNDRGPFHSDREIDLSYAAAARLGFLDNGTGSVKVEAINPEQWLAEHGRGGSSASPQSRVSEAPQEVASDAASMPVQPTASASSMTPSPQVQTPQAPSEGEADDAVYLQIAALGNPEGAQQLQQRLQGEQPHAVRIMSDDDVYRVQVGPIAQGQELQARETLRQAGFPQVFVVR
- the mltB gene encoding lytic murein transglycosylase B; the encoded protein is MNKVQGKTSCYVLAALMCWTTTTFADQPSQGSQFAVPQHFAPQQNANSQALMEELVEQGLPQAWLEEALGQAEYTQSVLDAMEGAAERRLKWHEYRDIFLTQQRIEEGVAFIDAHADALSRAENTYGVPAEIITAIIGVETYYGRHKGQHRVLDSLATLAFHHPTRGAFFRGELAAFLRIAYEQEVDPTELRGSYAGAMGYPQFIPTSYQAYAVDFDDDGRRDLWENPVDAIGSVANYFAEHNWQPGGDIYHQARGPEVLPVELLQELSFNQTSPPSVSVAQLTGHGIEAEESLDDNLLVIPLALEFADGETRYRLGEFNFYVITRYNHSHLYAMAVTELAEAIAELHEDEA